The Acidobacteriota bacterium genome contains a region encoding:
- the menC gene encoding o-succinylbenzoate synthase: protein MKIERIELREIRLPLVTPFETSFGRTYERNIILLKVFSEGLHGWGECTVGEKPFYNHESTQICWALIRDFAGPMILGKEINSPVDVPQLTRQIRGNKMGRAAVECAIWDLEARRQGVPLWQLLGGTQGTINCGVSLGLEDSDAAMLAKVEKEVAAGYQRIKIKIKPGRDVEMIRALRKEYPNIVMSVDANSAYTLADTDLLKQLDEFNLLMIEQPLSYDDIIDHASLQPQLKTDICLDESILSVDDARKALQLGACRIINVKLGRVSGHTEARKIQAYCHERNIPVWCGGMLESGIGRAHNIHMSTLPGFTLPGDVSASKRYWTEDIITPPVEVTSSGTISRPTGVGIGYEVNEKRIDALTMRIETIK from the coding sequence ATGAAAATCGAACGCATCGAACTGAGAGAAATCCGATTGCCGCTGGTCACACCGTTTGAAACCAGTTTTGGCCGCACCTACGAACGCAACATCATTTTACTGAAAGTCTTCAGCGAAGGTCTGCACGGTTGGGGCGAATGCACCGTCGGCGAAAAACCGTTTTACAACCACGAAAGCACCCAAATTTGCTGGGCGCTGATCCGCGATTTCGCCGGACCGATGATTTTGGGCAAAGAGATAAACTCGCCCGTAGACGTTCCGCAACTGACACGTCAAATTCGCGGCAATAAGATGGGACGCGCCGCCGTCGAATGCGCCATCTGGGATTTGGAAGCTCGACGGCAAGGCGTGCCGTTGTGGCAACTGCTCGGCGGAACTCAAGGTACGATCAACTGCGGCGTCTCGTTGGGGTTGGAAGACAGCGACGCCGCAATGCTGGCCAAAGTGGAAAAGGAAGTCGCCGCCGGATACCAGCGCATCAAAATCAAAATCAAACCCGGACGCGACGTGGAAATGATTCGCGCATTGCGCAAAGAGTATCCAAACATCGTCATGAGCGTGGACGCCAATTCAGCCTACACGCTGGCCGATACCGACTTGCTGAAGCAATTGGATGAATTCAACCTGCTGATGATCGAACAGCCCTTGAGTTACGACGACATCATTGACCACGCGAGCTTGCAACCGCAGCTTAAAACCGACATCTGCCTGGACGAATCCATCCTGAGCGTTGACGACGCCCGCAAAGCCTTGCAACTCGGTGCCTGCCGCATCATTAACGTCAAACTCGGTCGCGTCAGCGGTCATACCGAAGCCCGCAAAATCCAGGCGTATTGTCACGAACGCAACATCCCCGTCTGGTGCGGAGGCATGTTGGAATCCGGCATTGGACGCGCGCACAACATTCACATGTCCACGCTACCGGGTTTCACACTGCCGGGCGACGTGTCGGCTTCGAAACGGTATTGGACGGAAGACATCATCACTCCGCCGGTCGAAGTCACTTCGTCGGGAACAATCTCCCGCCCAACCGGCGTCGGTATAGGCTATGAGGTGAATGAAAAACGGATTGATGCGTTAACGATGCGGATTGAAACAATCAAGTAG
- a CDS encoding DUF427 domain-containing protein: MKAIWNGEVIAENNETIVVEGNHYFPPSAIKQEFFQPSETHTVCGWKGTASYYNVVVNGQTNKDAAWFYPETKEAANNIKGYVAFWKGVKVE; this comes from the coding sequence ATGAAAGCAATTTGGAATGGCGAAGTCATCGCCGAAAACAATGAAACCATCGTCGTGGAAGGCAATCACTACTTCCCGCCTTCGGCAATCAAGCAAGAATTCTTTCAGCCGAGCGAAACGCACACGGTGTGTGGCTGGAAAGGGACAGCGAGTTATTACAACGTCGTTGTCAACGGCCAAACCAACAAAGACGCCGCCTGGTTTTATCCTGAAACGAAAGAGGCCGCGAACAACATCAAAGGCTACGTCGCGTTTTGGAAAGGCGTGAAGGTCGAATAA
- a CDS encoding NADH:flavin oxidoreductase — translation MTDSTSTSYRRVASLKTAEAFADYLAQLGVELPFDRALQSGAESPLGQAYQLDGFTIGNRFSILPMEGWDGTPDGRPSDLTIRRWKHFGESGAKLIWGGEAVAVRHDGRANPNQLVSSDQTAAELEKLRQVLVDAHQEKCGRTDDLLIGLQLTHSGRFARPNDKKKLEPRILYRHPLLDKKFGITSDEAIFSDTEIDDLIGDFARAAKRAEAAGFSFVDLKHCHGYLGHEFLSATTRNGKYGGSFENRTRFLRELVTAIRRDAPSLQFGVRLSAFDFLPFKMGGDKVGVPEEFEGRYETVFGGDADNPLAINLAETFQFFELLQELGIKLVCTTAGSPYYNPHIQRPALFPPSDGYLPPEDPLVGVARQIKVTAELKTRFPNMCVVGSGYTYLQEWLPNVGQYFVRTGQVDFVGLGRLVLSYHDMPFDVVNGNKLQAKRICRTFSDCTTGPRNGLVSGCYPLDPFYKAHPQAEELKAVKETLKAD, via the coding sequence ATGACCGATTCCACTTCTACAAGCTATCGCCGCGTCGCTTCGCTGAAAACTGCCGAAGCCTTTGCCGATTACCTTGCGCAACTCGGTGTGGAACTGCCCTTTGATCGCGCACTGCAATCCGGCGCGGAATCGCCGCTGGGACAAGCCTATCAACTCGATGGATTCACCATCGGCAATCGCTTTTCGATTCTGCCGATGGAAGGTTGGGACGGCACGCCCGACGGTCGCCCGTCCGATTTGACCATTCGCCGCTGGAAGCATTTTGGCGAAAGTGGAGCCAAATTGATCTGGGGCGGCGAAGCCGTCGCCGTTCGCCACGATGGCCGCGCAAATCCGAACCAATTGGTTTCCAGCGATCAAACGGCTGCGGAACTGGAAAAGCTGCGGCAGGTTTTGGTGGACGCGCACCAGGAAAAATGCGGGCGAACGGATGATCTGTTGATCGGGCTGCAACTCACGCATTCCGGTCGCTTCGCGCGACCCAACGACAAAAAAAAGCTTGAACCGCGAATCCTGTATCGCCACCCGCTGCTGGATAAAAAGTTCGGCATCACGTCGGACGAAGCAATTTTTTCGGATACAGAAATTGACGATCTGATCGGCGATTTTGCCCGCGCCGCCAAACGCGCCGAAGCCGCAGGCTTTAGTTTCGTGGATTTGAAACATTGCCACGGTTATCTGGGCCACGAATTTTTAAGCGCGACCACGCGCAACGGAAAATACGGCGGCAGTTTTGAAAACCGGACACGCTTTTTGCGCGAACTGGTCACAGCCATTCGCCGCGATGCGCCGAGTTTGCAGTTCGGCGTGCGGCTAAGCGCCTTTGACTTTTTGCCGTTCAAAATGGGCGGTGACAAAGTCGGCGTGCCTGAAGAGTTTGAAGGGCGCTACGAAACTGTTTTCGGCGGCGATGCCGATAATCCGCTGGCGATCAATCTGGCGGAAACATTTCAGTTCTTTGAATTGCTGCAGGAATTGGGGATCAAACTGGTTTGCACCACGGCGGGCAGCCCGTATTACAACCCACACATTCAGCGCCCAGCATTGTTTCCGCCTTCGGACGGGTATTTGCCGCCCGAAGACCCGCTGGTAGGCGTTGCCCGGCAAATCAAAGTCACTGCGGAATTAAAAACGCGCTTTCCAAATATGTGCGTTGTCGGGTCAGGCTATACGTATTTACAGGAATGGCTGCCGAACGTCGGCCAGTATTTCGTTCGCACCGGGCAGGTAGATTTCGTCGGGCTTGGACGACTGGTGTTGTCGTATCACGATATGCCGTTTGATGTGGTCAACGGCAACAAGCTGCAAGCCAAACGCATCTGCCGCACCTTCAGCGATTGCACCACCGGGCCGCGCAATGGACTGGTTTCGGGCTGTTACCCGCTCGATCCGTTTTACAAAGCCCATCCGCAAGCCGAAGAACTGAAAGCGGTGAAGGAAACGCTCAAAGCCGATTGA
- a CDS encoding alpha/beta fold hydrolase, which produces MKNMLQGILVTVLVATLIAGTVFAALRQDLNIEGNWEGTLNVGAVKLRLVLKVTKAADGSLTAKADSPDQGATDLAVDVVTFKDGALHFEMKRLMASYDGKFNPDSSQFTGEFKQGGGSFPLTLKRVTTPTAYNRPQEPKKPYPYDEEEVSYENKRDNVKLAGALTLPRAKAPFPAVILITGSGPQNRNEELLGHKPFLVLADYLTRQGIAVLRVDDRGVGGSTGSVPNSTSENFAADVMAGIEFLKARKDINAKQIGLIGHSEGGIIAPMVAAQSSEVAFIVLMAGTGLTGEEILYLQGALIAKANGANAETLAKQRAQQERTYAILKKEPDNAVVEKLLREELNKQLAGMTDEERKKAGDPEKAFSVQVKQITAPWFRYFLTYDPRPALRSVKCPVLALNGENDLQVPVNENLREIETALKAGGNKDVTIVRLPKLNHLFQTCETGSPSEYSKIEETIAPVALKTMGDWILKHTTIQK; this is translated from the coding sequence ATGAAAAATATGCTTCAGGGGATTCTCGTGACAGTGTTGGTAGCGACTCTTATTGCCGGCACTGTATTTGCCGCCCTTCGACAAGACCTGAACATCGAAGGCAATTGGGAAGGCACGCTTAATGTCGGCGCGGTAAAGCTGCGTCTGGTATTGAAAGTGACAAAAGCCGCGGATGGGTCGCTGACCGCGAAAGCTGACAGTCCCGATCAAGGTGCAACCGATTTGGCGGTGGACGTTGTCACGTTCAAAGACGGCGCGCTGCATTTCGAGATGAAGCGGCTGATGGCTTCGTATGACGGCAAATTCAACCCGGACAGTTCGCAATTCACGGGCGAATTCAAACAGGGAGGCGGATCGTTTCCGCTGACGCTGAAACGTGTGACGACGCCAACTGCGTACAATCGTCCACAGGAGCCGAAAAAGCCTTACCCTTACGACGAAGAGGAAGTCAGTTACGAAAACAAACGTGACAACGTGAAGCTGGCCGGCGCGTTGACACTGCCGCGCGCGAAAGCGCCGTTTCCGGCAGTCATTTTGATCACGGGTTCCGGTCCGCAAAACCGCAACGAAGAACTGCTGGGCCACAAACCGTTTCTGGTGCTGGCGGATTATTTGACGCGGCAAGGCATTGCCGTACTGCGCGTGGATGATCGCGGCGTAGGCGGTTCCACAGGCAGCGTCCCAAATTCCACCAGCGAAAATTTCGCCGCCGACGTGATGGCAGGAATCGAATTTCTGAAAGCCCGCAAGGACATCAACGCCAAACAAATCGGCTTGATTGGCCACAGTGAAGGCGGAATCATCGCCCCGATGGTTGCCGCACAATCGTCGGAAGTCGCCTTCATCGTGTTGATGGCTGGAACCGGGTTGACTGGCGAAGAGATTCTTTACCTGCAAGGCGCATTGATCGCCAAAGCCAACGGCGCAAATGCCGAAACGCTCGCCAAACAACGCGCGCAACAGGAACGCACCTACGCCATTCTCAAAAAAGAACCGGACAACGCCGTCGTGGAAAAACTGCTGCGCGAAGAGTTGAACAAACAATTGGCAGGGATGACCGACGAGGAAAGGAAAAAAGCTGGCGATCCGGAAAAAGCCTTTTCGGTACAGGTCAAACAGATTACTGCGCCCTGGTTTCGCTACTTTTTGACCTACGATCCGCGCCCGGCGTTGCGAAGCGTGAAATGTCCCGTGCTGGCGCTGAACGGCGAAAACGATCTGCAGGTGCCCGTGAATGAAAACCTGCGCGAAATCGAAACCGCATTGAAAGCCGGCGGAAACAAAGACGTGACAATCGTCCGGCTGCCGAAACTCAACCATCTATTCCAAACCTGCGAAACCGGTTCGCCCAGCGAATATTCCAAAATCGAAGAAACCATTGCGCCCGTTGCGCTGAAAACGATGGGCGATTGGATTTTGAAACACACCACCATTCAAAAATGA
- a CDS encoding TIM barrel protein: MNRRSFLSLSASAAALPALKLNSFSGNSVLPSLMQQNRKLNRLRLSVTWGLMNRLPIPNALAKLADLGYDAYEMFNWRDQKVLDTFLEEAPKFPNLACATLTANKGVTAPDCGLVNPKERDQFLKEMEACIAVANKFNCKRLVTLTGNDVPGMSREAMMDSAIAGLKAIAPSLEKNGITAVVEVLNTYVDHKGYYLFRVGDAAKMIDAVGSPNVKILFDIYHVQIMEGNLITLIRQNINRIGHFHIGDHPGRHQPGTGEINYRNVFKAIYDLGYDGYAALEYSPTIPLTLDLINQRNLTIFDEVSQGKQQ, from the coding sequence ATGAATCGCAGATCGTTCCTTTCGCTCAGCGCCAGCGCCGCAGCATTGCCCGCGCTGAAGCTCAACTCATTTAGCGGCAACTCTGTTTTGCCTTCGTTGATGCAGCAGAATCGAAAACTCAATCGGCTGCGTCTTTCGGTAACCTGGGGGTTGATGAATCGGCTGCCAATTCCTAATGCATTGGCAAAGCTCGCGGATTTGGGATACGACGCGTACGAAATGTTCAACTGGCGCGACCAGAAAGTGTTGGACACGTTTTTGGAAGAAGCTCCGAAATTTCCCAACCTGGCTTGCGCGACGCTGACCGCCAACAAAGGCGTTACTGCGCCGGATTGCGGCTTGGTTAATCCGAAAGAACGCGACCAGTTTTTGAAAGAAATGGAAGCGTGCATTGCCGTCGCCAACAAATTTAACTGCAAACGACTGGTCACGCTGACCGGCAACGACGTGCCGGGGATGTCGCGCGAAGCGATGATGGATAGCGCCATCGCCGGATTGAAAGCCATTGCTCCCAGTTTGGAAAAAAATGGCATTACTGCTGTGGTCGAAGTGCTCAACACCTACGTGGATCACAAAGGCTATTACCTGTTTCGCGTTGGCGACGCCGCCAAAATGATTGACGCCGTGGGCAGCCCAAACGTCAAAATCCTGTTCGACATTTACCATGTGCAGATTATGGAAGGGAATTTGATTACCCTGATTCGCCAGAACATCAATCGCATCGGGCATTTTCACATCGGCGATCATCCCGGACGACATCAACCTGGCACAGGCGAAATCAATTACCGCAACGTGTTCAAGGCGATTTACGATCTGGGCTACGACGGATATGCGGCGCTGGAATACAGCCCAACGATTCCGTTGACGCTCGATCTGATCAATCAACGCAACCTGACGATTTTCGATGAGGTTTCACAAGGAAAGCAGCAATGA
- a CDS encoding VOC family protein — MPITINGFHHAGFLVTDIERAADFYENVLGLSTLPRPDLGFPGRWYDLNNGHQLHLMSVDEMPTHADPPRHDRHIALDVPDPAETERQLRELGIGVSYGSGRAGNPQLFIRDPDGNTIELRKTLV; from the coding sequence ATGCCGATCACAATCAACGGCTTTCATCACGCCGGATTTCTGGTCACGGACATCGAACGCGCAGCGGATTTTTACGAAAACGTTTTGGGCTTGAGCACTTTGCCTCGCCCCGACTTGGGCTTTCCCGGCCGCTGGTACGATTTGAACAATGGCCATCAACTGCATTTAATGAGTGTTGATGAGATGCCAACGCACGCCGATCCGCCGCGTCACGACCGTCACATTGCCCTTGACGTTCCTGATCCGGCGGAAACCGAACGGCAGTTGCGTGAACTCGGCATTGGGGTCAGTTATGGCAGCGGACGCGCAGGCAATCCTCAACTGTTCATTCGTGACCCTGACGGCAACACGATTGAACTTCGCAAAACTTTGGTTTGA
- a CDS encoding Gfo/Idh/MocA family oxidoreductase, which translates to MSEIGFGIVGGGMIGAVQATAIEQISRAKLVAVCGRNEARAAEFAAKFRCAGYTDYDNFLRHPGLQIVNICTPSGTHAELGIRAAEASKHVLVEKPIEINLERADALIAACDKAGVKLGVIFQSRFLPAVQRIKQAIDEGRLGKLMLGDALVKWYRAPEYYAPGTWRGTLKMDGGGALINQAIHTVDLLCWMMGPAESAFAMKAALRYPHIEAEDTLVGTVKFQNGALGVVQAATSAKPGFKRRLEISGERGTVILDGDAISVWAIDGEDANLGEAEQLTDGSANPAAISNEGHRRQIEDMMHAVIENRSPMIDGHEGRKSLELVVALYAAANEGNPVHL; encoded by the coding sequence ATGAGCGAAATCGGTTTTGGCATCGTCGGCGGAGGAATGATCGGCGCAGTTCAGGCGACGGCGATTGAGCAAATCAGCCGTGCAAAGTTGGTGGCTGTGTGCGGGCGCAATGAAGCGCGCGCAGCGGAATTTGCCGCAAAATTCCGCTGCGCGGGTTACACCGATTACGACAATTTTTTGCGGCATCCGGGCTTACAGATCGTCAACATTTGCACGCCAAGCGGCACACACGCCGAACTGGGCATTCGCGCCGCCGAAGCGAGCAAACACGTACTGGTCGAAAAACCGATTGAAATCAACCTGGAACGAGCCGACGCCTTGATTGCGGCTTGCGACAAGGCAGGAGTCAAACTTGGTGTAATCTTTCAATCGCGTTTTCTGCCTGCGGTGCAGCGCATCAAGCAGGCAATTGACGAAGGCCGTCTTGGCAAGTTGATGCTCGGTGACGCCTTGGTGAAATGGTATCGCGCGCCGGAATATTACGCGCCGGGCACCTGGCGCGGAACGCTCAAGATGGATGGCGGCGGCGCGCTGATCAATCAGGCGATTCACACTGTGGATTTGCTTTGCTGGATGATGGGGCCTGCGGAATCCGCATTCGCGATGAAAGCCGCGCTGCGGTATCCGCACATTGAAGCCGAAGATACTCTTGTCGGCACAGTAAAATTTCAAAACGGCGCGCTCGGCGTGGTGCAGGCGGCCACATCCGCCAAGCCCGGTTTCAAACGGCGGCTGGAAATTTCCGGCGAACGCGGCACGGTCATTCTGGACGGCGATGCAATCAGCGTTTGGGCGATTGACGGCGAGGATGCCAACCTCGGTGAAGCAGAGCAACTTACAGACGGTTCGGCAAATCCCGCTGCCATTTCCAATGAAGGCCATCGCCGCCAGATCGAAGACATGATGCACGCCGTCATCGAAAACCGCTCGCCGATGATTGACGGGCACGAGGGCCGCAAGTCACTGGAATTGGTCGTCGCGCTTTACGCCGCCGCCAATGAAGGGAACCCAGTTCACCTTTGA